In Myxococcus stipitatus, the following are encoded in one genomic region:
- the pbpC gene encoding penicillin-binding protein 1C, whose translation MRRFRHLLKKLGWTALGLLSLMAVGVAAAWWVPLPSRLTAPPSVVLEYRDGTPAHVFLAPDERWRIAAPVERIDPAYIRALLALEDKRFYSHPGVDPLAVVRAAALNVTRGRRVSGASTLTMQLVRVLEPRPRTFTSKLVESFRAMQLELRLTKAEVLASYLQFVPYGRNVEGVEAAALAYFGHTAAHLSPAEIATLLAVPQNPNRRFPVPENQERLRAARNDVARRLLEVEALPRGPEDASSSKEEVLEEVRASSVPLEMKAFPREAPHAAVWLRAQRPGQTMLRTTLDAGTQRMVERLMRDAAVTLLPKGIHNGTAVVVERERGEVLALVGNFDFFDERHGGQIAGFATPRSPGSALKPLLYAMGIDLGMVGPEQLVADIPTTYGGYSPRNFDGRFLGLVRLEYALSQSLNMPFVRLLERVGVERFLGALRASGATSLVAEPGYYGLSAAVGGIEMTPLEVAGVYVALAGDGRARPLRLLEEGQPREAPVEVMSPGAAWLTRRALSLRDRPDFPERRRLTGLPARVHWKTGTSFGHRDAWAVGSGPRHTAVVWLGNFDHSPSVHLVGADAAGPVLFDILEGVGPRGRSLPDEDLNAPGDLMRVEVCAYSGQLPTEACTQRKEVYARRTSVPTTRCPYHQRVEVDVATGLAVGPTCRAGRKTQSRVFVTWPATIRRWLEEQHRRLPEPPSAAPGCEPGGERAAPSIVSPGPTHITLLIPGLPREKQEVPLEAEASHERALTWFVDGVLLGTARADERMWWTPSVGTHEILVTDDRGLTAKRTHVVRERR comes from the coding sequence ATGCGTCGCTTCCGCCACCTCCTGAAGAAGCTGGGATGGACCGCCTTGGGGTTGTTGAGCCTCATGGCGGTGGGGGTGGCGGCGGCGTGGTGGGTGCCGCTGCCGTCGCGCCTCACCGCGCCACCCTCCGTGGTGCTGGAGTACCGCGACGGGACTCCGGCGCATGTGTTCCTCGCGCCAGATGAACGGTGGCGCATCGCGGCTCCAGTGGAGCGCATCGACCCGGCCTACATCCGGGCGTTGCTGGCGCTGGAGGACAAGCGCTTCTATTCGCACCCGGGTGTGGACCCGCTCGCGGTGGTGCGCGCCGCCGCCCTCAACGTGACGCGGGGGCGCCGCGTGTCGGGAGCGTCCACGCTGACGATGCAGCTGGTGCGGGTGCTGGAGCCACGGCCGCGCACCTTCACGTCGAAGCTGGTGGAGTCCTTCCGCGCGATGCAGCTGGAGCTGCGTCTGACGAAAGCGGAGGTGCTGGCGTCCTATCTCCAGTTCGTGCCGTACGGGCGCAACGTGGAGGGCGTGGAGGCGGCGGCGCTGGCGTACTTCGGCCACACGGCGGCGCACCTGAGCCCGGCGGAAATCGCGACGCTGCTGGCGGTGCCTCAGAACCCGAATCGTCGCTTTCCCGTGCCGGAGAACCAGGAGCGGCTGCGGGCGGCTCGGAACGACGTGGCGCGGAGGCTCTTGGAGGTGGAGGCGCTTCCGCGCGGGCCGGAGGACGCGAGCAGTTCGAAGGAGGAGGTGCTGGAGGAGGTGCGAGCCTCGTCGGTGCCTCTGGAGATGAAGGCGTTTCCGCGCGAGGCGCCGCACGCGGCCGTGTGGTTGCGGGCTCAGCGTCCGGGGCAGACGATGCTTCGAACGACACTGGATGCGGGGACGCAGCGGATGGTGGAGCGGCTGATGCGGGACGCGGCCGTCACGTTGCTTCCGAAGGGAATCCACAACGGCACGGCCGTGGTGGTGGAGCGTGAGCGGGGCGAGGTGCTCGCGCTGGTGGGGAACTTCGACTTCTTCGATGAGCGGCATGGTGGGCAGATTGCGGGCTTCGCCACGCCGCGTTCGCCGGGCTCGGCGCTCAAGCCGCTGCTCTATGCCATGGGCATCGACCTGGGGATGGTGGGGCCGGAGCAGCTCGTGGCGGACATCCCCACCACGTATGGCGGTTACTCACCGCGCAACTTCGATGGCCGGTTCCTGGGGCTGGTGCGGCTGGAGTACGCGCTGTCCCAGTCGCTCAACATGCCCTTCGTGCGGCTCTTGGAGCGAGTGGGCGTGGAGCGTTTCCTCGGCGCGTTGCGTGCTTCGGGGGCGACCAGCCTCGTCGCGGAGCCGGGTTACTACGGCTTGTCCGCGGCGGTGGGTGGCATCGAGATGACACCGCTGGAGGTGGCGGGTGTGTACGTCGCGCTGGCGGGGGACGGACGCGCCCGGCCGTTGCGGTTGTTGGAGGAAGGGCAGCCTCGAGAAGCGCCGGTGGAGGTGATGTCCCCGGGAGCGGCGTGGCTGACGCGCAGGGCCTTGTCGCTTCGGGACCGGCCCGACTTCCCGGAGCGGCGGCGGCTGACGGGGTTGCCCGCGCGGGTGCATTGGAAGACGGGGACCAGCTTCGGGCATCGGGATGCGTGGGCGGTGGGCTCGGGGCCTCGGCACACGGCGGTGGTGTGGTTGGGGAACTTCGACCACTCGCCCAGCGTGCACCTGGTGGGCGCGGATGCGGCGGGGCCGGTGCTGTTCGACATCCTGGAGGGAGTGGGGCCCCGGGGGCGCTCCCTTCCAGACGAGGACCTGAACGCGCCTGGCGATTTGATGCGGGTGGAGGTCTGCGCGTACTCGGGGCAACTGCCGACGGAGGCGTGTACGCAGCGCAAGGAGGTCTACGCGAGGCGGACCTCGGTGCCCACCACGCGGTGTCCCTATCACCAGCGCGTGGAGGTGGATGTGGCCACGGGGCTCGCGGTGGGGCCCACGTGTCGCGCGGGGCGGAAGACGCAGTCGCGGGTGTTCGTGACCTGGCCCGCGACCATCCGCCGCTGGCTGGAGGAGCAGCATCGCCGCCTGCCCGAGCCGCCGTCAGCGGCGCCGGGATGTGAGCCCGGAGGTGAGCGCGCGGCACCGAGCATCGTCTCGCCCGGTCCCACGCACATCACGCTGCTGATTCCGGGGCTGCCTCGGGAGAAGCAGGAGGTGCCGTTGGAGGCGGAGGCCTCCCATGAGCGCGCGCTCACGTGGTTCGTGGATGGCGTGCTGCTGGGCACCGCGCGCGCGGACGAGCGCATGTGGTGGACCCCGTCGGTGGGGACCCACGAAATCCTCGTCACGGATGACCGAGGCCTCACCGCGAAGCGCACGCACGTCGTCCGCGAGCGCCGCTGA
- a CDS encoding alpha-2-macroglobulin family protein: MDVQSPVSSPPGRAMCVHWLFAVLLVCTALNGCQQAEENSTSDSKTSIPDATQGSGLSSALPPTKPETLSPIIRTQGLEHVLPRGVVIELARAVVPEVDESERLKGTVINFSPKVPGALEWTGPSTLVFKPLEPGFAFEAEYTLTIEALRTKGGVVKPPSEGAWSHRFKTPSLRFLRLQPKLFDHKSRRVEVDLVFSGPVDPKSVQSLSTFFMGTRPIQGVKWLAEGARSLDTVGVELADEGFEHGATIRWALKEGLTSPSGSGIRAPSAGDSFELRNGKRLDITGVGRKAGATGIYLTVSCRDVGMEAPPSAPEIHEYEYWRDEDNGCLPVDASSIRLTPPVKVSVLPTRGGFLVMGDFKRGTYTLRIAGGMRSAGGGVLLSDFERDISIPALEPRLAFTLGGRYLPHSAWRTLPLQHRNLDEAELTIRHVPPENLIFWMSHRHGGSYALDARTSNLLLKKTLAFSSPQDTLTTTYLDVASLVSPATKGLVAVSVATEEQRDLASVLLTNLSLVAKRGAPSPGTTDEGTVWVWALGIESTLPLSGVDVTLVKKSGLILDRCVTQGEEGCVLRVPKPGVDERDPFALIARQGEELTYLRYDDLETKPSNADVHGETYGTESTYRGAIWSDRGVYRPGDTAHVAAVLRGAAHLAPPKGMPVEWVVVDPREQELKKGWLKTNEAGLVAFDLPFEAFQDTGRYHVSLRVAAREVGSYSFNVEEFVPERMEVSALIDARDSLLGEEVPVEVAATYLFGGSAEKSPVELRCTVSPTSFKPVENGEFVYGPSSAADEGQAFHSDTLGEAKGVLDEEGKVVLKCPGREDMGDVRGPMSLRAGVSVFEAGSGRLTRGFSSGRIHPERYYLGLQTDTKRVKEGRPVSVKGVVVDWNGKRIKASPSPAFVEVETLRLEEEYGGYYDEDDSQDFLERNLRALPESRFLAKVVGGRFNFTVTPEQNAAGYLVRVGSGRTRSDLVLEGQGRYHWRNTVSRVDQTPRRHTPTPLDVVVPREVRNGEPFTVKVKAPYRGRMLFTVETDRVLASEWKAVEPGEVTWTFTPKKFAPNLYVSALMVKDPHLESREAFMSERAFGVASVMMAPVDYTQAVAMRVPKEVRSNESLAVDLDLGPLDEPTFASVAVVDEGILSVTGFQSPNPLQKIFTKRALGVRTYETIGWTMLMPPGGSSRPAGGDAAGDASGRVRPIKPVALWSGVVRVPASGKLRLPFRLPQYRGAVRVMAVTAGPKRVGNASAKVLVKDPLVLQTTLPRFLTQNDEVQVPVFVTNLSGKAQDVKVTLRAESLPVPGLSGPVAATSPLQLLSKSEGLARVENGKSRTFVFQARAVQSVGAARLSVVVEGGGHTSKETLDVPLSPAGPRERRVQRIELAQGVTDVSKYLQGWTPTTERSTLWVTANPYAQSLQHLSYLARYPYGCIEQTTSSTRPLLFMSEMVDSIDPTLTGKGSVESMVLAGISRVLSMQTPSGGFGYWPGSTDAVPWGTAYATHMLLDAQKLKYPVPQERLNGALQWMGDSLNAIEGWGGHHRDAMGEAEAYMHYVLALSGKGRKARVQKLVDVLTEKQKAGPLSGQDLEAMYTLKAALWLSGDRRYEKELRSPDLSPVTDERKNSWSFYSDRRRRGFMLSTFQDLFGNDAAGEPLAAMVAESLQAQSSDWYTTQELVWGITGLGKRLKGASMQFAPPVLTVDGEQVVAQQSRASRASDRTWVLARASERNALQLDLPSKDSGKVYLVLSSEGVRSDSQARVGGQGLTLTRRYRKSDGSLLEPGKSPVALAALIHVELELRNTTAEVMRNIVLVDRLPAGWEIENARLGREVAVNWVAADALWKPDYVNIRDDRMEVFGALEAKESKTVVYSVRAVTAGTFTIPGAEAEAMYDSRVWAREPGGTAQVTGPWKDSLL; this comes from the coding sequence ATGGATGTGCAGTCCCCTGTCTCGTCCCCACCAGGCCGTGCGATGTGCGTGCACTGGCTCTTCGCGGTGCTCCTCGTGTGCACCGCCCTCAACGGTTGTCAGCAGGCGGAGGAGAACTCCACCTCGGACTCAAAGACATCCATACCGGATGCCACCCAGGGGAGTGGTCTCTCCAGCGCCCTCCCGCCGACGAAGCCGGAGACCCTCTCTCCCATCATTCGCACACAGGGGCTGGAGCACGTCCTCCCCCGCGGCGTCGTCATTGAACTGGCGCGCGCGGTGGTTCCGGAGGTCGACGAGAGCGAGCGATTGAAAGGGACGGTCATCAACTTCTCGCCAAAAGTCCCGGGAGCCCTGGAGTGGACCGGGCCGTCCACGCTCGTCTTCAAGCCCCTGGAGCCGGGTTTCGCATTCGAGGCGGAGTACACCCTTACCATCGAGGCCTTGAGGACGAAGGGCGGCGTGGTGAAACCGCCCTCGGAAGGCGCGTGGTCCCACCGCTTCAAGACACCGTCGCTCCGGTTCCTCCGGTTGCAACCCAAGCTGTTCGACCACAAGAGCCGCCGAGTCGAGGTGGACCTGGTGTTCTCCGGTCCTGTCGACCCGAAGTCTGTCCAATCACTCAGCACCTTTTTCATGGGAACCCGGCCCATCCAGGGCGTGAAGTGGCTTGCCGAGGGAGCGCGTTCGCTTGACACCGTCGGCGTGGAGTTGGCCGATGAGGGCTTCGAGCATGGTGCGACGATCCGTTGGGCGCTCAAGGAGGGGCTGACGTCCCCCTCCGGCTCAGGCATCCGTGCTCCCTCGGCGGGGGACTCCTTCGAGCTGCGCAATGGCAAACGTCTGGACATCACCGGGGTGGGCCGAAAGGCGGGGGCGACGGGTATCTACCTGACGGTCAGTTGCCGCGACGTGGGGATGGAGGCTCCACCGAGTGCCCCGGAGATTCACGAATACGAGTACTGGCGAGACGAAGACAATGGCTGCCTTCCCGTCGACGCATCCTCCATCCGGCTGACGCCTCCCGTGAAGGTGTCGGTGCTCCCCACGCGAGGGGGCTTCCTCGTGATGGGAGACTTCAAGCGAGGCACCTATACGCTGCGCATCGCCGGGGGGATGCGCTCCGCTGGCGGCGGCGTCCTGTTGTCCGACTTCGAGCGGGACATCTCCATCCCCGCGCTCGAACCACGCCTGGCGTTCACCCTGGGAGGGCGCTATCTGCCGCACAGCGCATGGCGGACTCTGCCCCTCCAGCATCGCAACCTCGATGAGGCGGAACTCACCATCCGGCACGTTCCGCCGGAGAACCTCATCTTCTGGATGAGTCACAGGCACGGCGGCTCCTATGCCCTGGATGCGCGCACGTCCAATCTGTTGCTGAAGAAGACGTTGGCCTTCTCCTCCCCGCAGGACACACTGACAACGACGTACCTCGATGTGGCCAGTCTCGTATCTCCAGCGACGAAGGGGCTCGTCGCGGTCTCCGTGGCGACTGAGGAACAGCGGGACCTGGCGAGCGTCCTGCTCACGAACCTGAGCCTCGTCGCCAAGCGAGGCGCTCCTTCACCTGGCACCACGGACGAGGGGACCGTCTGGGTGTGGGCGCTGGGCATCGAGAGCACCCTTCCTCTATCTGGCGTGGATGTGACGCTGGTGAAGAAGAGCGGCCTGATCCTCGACCGATGTGTCACCCAGGGCGAGGAGGGCTGCGTGTTGCGCGTGCCCAAGCCCGGTGTGGATGAGCGTGACCCCTTCGCGCTCATCGCGCGTCAAGGCGAAGAGCTGACGTACCTCCGGTACGACGATCTGGAGACGAAGCCCTCCAACGCGGATGTGCACGGAGAGACGTACGGCACGGAGAGCACCTACCGCGGCGCCATCTGGTCTGACCGAGGCGTGTACCGGCCCGGCGACACGGCGCACGTGGCCGCGGTGTTGCGTGGCGCGGCGCACCTGGCGCCCCCCAAGGGGATGCCGGTGGAATGGGTGGTGGTGGACCCGCGTGAGCAGGAATTGAAGAAGGGGTGGCTGAAGACGAACGAGGCGGGCCTCGTGGCGTTCGACCTGCCCTTCGAGGCGTTCCAGGACACGGGGCGATACCACGTATCGCTGCGGGTGGCCGCCCGGGAGGTGGGCAGCTACAGCTTCAACGTGGAGGAGTTCGTCCCCGAGCGGATGGAGGTGTCGGCGCTCATCGACGCTCGGGATTCCCTCTTGGGCGAGGAGGTCCCTGTCGAGGTGGCCGCCACCTATCTCTTTGGAGGCTCGGCGGAAAAGAGCCCCGTTGAACTCCGCTGCACCGTGTCTCCGACGAGCTTCAAGCCGGTGGAGAACGGCGAGTTTGTCTACGGCCCGTCGAGCGCCGCGGACGAGGGACAGGCGTTCCATTCAGACACGCTGGGCGAGGCCAAAGGTGTGCTCGATGAGGAAGGGAAGGTTGTGCTCAAGTGCCCCGGCCGCGAGGACATGGGCGACGTACGGGGCCCCATGTCGTTGCGTGCCGGCGTCAGCGTCTTCGAGGCTGGCAGTGGGCGCCTGACGCGAGGCTTTTCCTCCGGGCGCATTCATCCGGAGCGCTACTACCTGGGGCTTCAGACCGATACCAAGCGGGTCAAGGAGGGTCGTCCTGTCTCGGTGAAAGGCGTGGTGGTGGATTGGAATGGCAAGCGCATCAAGGCATCGCCATCGCCTGCGTTCGTCGAGGTGGAGACTCTCCGCCTGGAAGAGGAGTACGGCGGCTACTACGATGAGGACGACTCGCAGGACTTCCTCGAGCGCAACTTGCGCGCTCTGCCGGAGAGCCGTTTCCTCGCGAAGGTGGTGGGCGGACGCTTCAACTTCACCGTCACTCCAGAACAGAACGCCGCGGGCTACCTGGTGCGAGTGGGCTCGGGCAGGACGCGGTCGGACCTGGTGCTCGAGGGACAAGGCCGCTACCACTGGCGAAACACCGTCTCGCGCGTGGACCAGACCCCGCGCCGGCACACGCCGACCCCATTGGACGTGGTGGTGCCTCGGGAGGTTCGCAATGGCGAACCCTTCACCGTGAAGGTCAAGGCCCCCTACCGGGGACGGATGTTGTTCACCGTGGAGACGGACCGGGTCCTCGCCAGCGAGTGGAAGGCGGTGGAGCCGGGGGAGGTGACGTGGACCTTCACGCCCAAGAAGTTCGCTCCCAACCTCTATGTGAGCGCGCTCATGGTGAAGGACCCTCATCTCGAGTCGAGAGAGGCGTTCATGTCGGAGCGAGCCTTTGGCGTGGCAAGTGTGATGATGGCGCCGGTGGACTACACGCAGGCGGTGGCGATGCGTGTGCCCAAGGAGGTCCGTTCCAATGAGTCGCTCGCGGTGGACCTGGACCTGGGCCCGCTGGACGAGCCCACGTTCGCCTCGGTGGCGGTGGTGGATGAAGGCATCCTCTCCGTCACGGGGTTCCAGAGTCCGAATCCCCTCCAGAAAATCTTCACGAAGCGGGCCCTGGGTGTTCGGACCTACGAGACCATTGGGTGGACGATGTTGATGCCTCCGGGGGGAAGCTCTCGTCCTGCGGGTGGTGACGCGGCGGGGGACGCGAGTGGCCGGGTGCGGCCCATCAAGCCCGTGGCGTTGTGGAGTGGCGTGGTCCGAGTCCCCGCCAGCGGCAAGCTCCGCTTGCCCTTCCGTCTGCCCCAGTATCGAGGCGCGGTGCGGGTGATGGCGGTGACGGCCGGGCCCAAGCGCGTGGGGAACGCCAGCGCGAAGGTGCTGGTGAAGGACCCTCTGGTCCTTCAGACGACGCTGCCGCGTTTCCTCACGCAGAATGACGAAGTCCAAGTGCCCGTCTTCGTCACGAACCTGTCTGGAAAGGCTCAGGATGTGAAGGTGACGTTACGCGCGGAGTCGCTCCCGGTGCCGGGGCTGTCTGGCCCCGTTGCAGCCACGTCGCCGTTGCAACTGTTGAGCAAGAGCGAGGGTCTGGCCCGGGTCGAGAACGGCAAGTCCAGGACCTTTGTCTTCCAGGCGCGCGCGGTGCAATCCGTGGGAGCCGCGCGGCTGAGCGTCGTCGTGGAGGGAGGTGGGCACACGTCGAAGGAGACCTTGGATGTGCCGCTGTCACCCGCGGGCCCGCGTGAGCGGCGTGTGCAGCGCATCGAGTTGGCGCAAGGGGTGACGGATGTGTCGAAGTACCTCCAGGGGTGGACACCGACGACGGAGCGGTCGACGTTGTGGGTGACGGCGAATCCGTATGCGCAGTCGCTCCAGCACCTGTCATACTTGGCGCGCTATCCGTATGGCTGCATCGAGCAGACGACGTCCTCGACGCGCCCGCTGCTCTTCATGTCCGAGATGGTGGACAGCATCGACCCCACGCTGACGGGGAAGGGGAGCGTGGAGAGCATGGTGCTGGCGGGCATCAGTCGCGTGTTGTCGATGCAGACGCCGTCGGGCGGCTTTGGCTACTGGCCCGGGAGCACGGACGCCGTGCCGTGGGGGACCGCGTACGCGACGCACATGCTGCTCGACGCGCAGAAGCTGAAGTACCCCGTTCCTCAGGAGCGGCTGAATGGGGCGCTCCAGTGGATGGGTGACTCGCTCAACGCCATCGAGGGGTGGGGCGGCCATCACCGTGATGCCATGGGCGAAGCAGAGGCGTACATGCACTACGTGCTGGCGCTGTCGGGCAAGGGCCGAAAGGCTCGCGTGCAGAAGCTCGTGGATGTGCTGACCGAGAAGCAGAAGGCGGGGCCGCTCTCCGGACAGGACCTGGAGGCCATGTACACGCTCAAGGCGGCCCTGTGGCTTTCGGGAGACCGCCGCTACGAGAAGGAGCTGCGCAGCCCGGACCTGTCGCCCGTCACCGACGAGCGCAAGAACTCCTGGTCCTTCTACTCGGACCGGCGCCGTCGTGGCTTCATGCTGAGTACCTTCCAGGACCTGTTCGGCAACGACGCTGCGGGAGAGCCCTTGGCGGCCATGGTGGCGGAGTCGCTCCAGGCGCAATCGAGTGACTGGTACACGACGCAGGAACTGGTCTGGGGCATCACCGGCCTGGGCAAGCGGTTGAAAGGCGCGTCGATGCAGTTCGCCCCGCCGGTGTTGACGGTGGATGGAGAGCAGGTGGTGGCTCAGCAGAGCAGGGCGTCGCGTGCGTCGGACCGCACGTGGGTGCTGGCGCGGGCCAGTGAGCGCAATGCGCTCCAGCTCGACCTGCCGTCGAAGGACTCAGGCAAGGTGTATCTCGTGCTGAGCAGCGAGGGGGTTCGCTCGGACAGCCAGGCGAGAGTGGGAGGCCAGGGCCTGACGTTGACTCGCCGCTACCGGAAGAGTGACGGCTCCCTCCTGGAGCCCGGCAAGTCCCCGGTGGCGCTGGCGGCACTCATCCACGTGGAGCTGGAGCTCCGCAACACCACCGCGGAGGTCATGCGCAACATCGTCCTGGTGGACCGCCTGCCCGCGGGCTGGGAAATCGAGAACGCACGGCTGGGGCGCGAGGTCGCGGTGAACTGGGTGGCCGCGGATGCGCTGTGGAAGCCGGACTACGTCAACATCCGCGATGACCGGATGGAAGTCTTCGGTGCGCTCGAGGCGAAGGAGTCGAAGACGGTCGTCTACTCGGTGCGCGCGGTGACGGCGGGGACCTTCACGATTCCTGGGGCGGAAGCTGAAGCCATGTATGACTCGCGCGTCTGGGCGCGCGAGCCCGGGGGAACGGCGCAGGTGACGGGCCCGTGGAAGGACAGTCTGCTCTGA
- the pbpC gene encoding penicillin-binding protein 1C, with the protein MRRVRPFVKNLRRVTLLSLGLAALGLAAAWWVPLPSRLASPPSVVLEYRDGTPAHVFLAPDERWRIAAPVERIDPAYIRALLALEDKRFYSHPGVDPLAVARAASLNVVRGRRVSGASTLTMQLVRVLEPRPRTFVSKVVESFRAVQLELRLTKGEVLAAYLQFVPYGRNVEGVEAASLAYFGHTAAHLSPAEIATLLVVPQNPNRRFPVAENQERLRAARNEVARRLLEVEALSRGPEGASVSREQVLEEVRATGVPLAMKAFPREAPHAAVWLRSQRPGQTLLRTTLDAGTQRMVERLMRDAAVTLRPKGIHNGAAVVVEREKGEVLALVGNPDFFDEKHGGQIPGFATPRSPGSTLKPLLYAMGIDLGLAGPEHLVADVPTRYEGYSPRNFDGRFRGLVRLEDALSQSLNLPFVLLLERVGVGRMLGALKTAGVTRLFAVPDSYGLSLAVGGNALTPLELAGLYVALAGDGRTRSLRLLEEGQPREEPVEVMSQGAAWLTRRALSLRDRPDFPERRRLTGLPSRVHWKTGTSFGNRDAWAAGSGPRHTAVVWWGNFDSASSVHLVGADAAGPVLFDILEGLASRGHVLPAEDVEVPDDLMRVEVCAYSGHPPTEACTQRKEVYARRTAVPTVQCPYHQRVEVDVATGLVVGPACRAGRKTESRVLISWPTTIRRWLEEHEGRPPVSPPAEPGCEPGGEREAPRIVSPIAGRVAVLIPGVPSKEQEVPLEADAAHERPLTWFVDGVMLGTARASERMWWTPSVGAHEILVTDDQGLTARRTLVVRERR; encoded by the coding sequence ATGCGCCGCGTTCGCCCTTTCGTGAAGAACCTGCGCCGCGTCACCCTGCTGTCGCTGGGGCTCGCGGCGCTGGGGCTGGCAGCGGCATGGTGGGTGCCGCTGCCGTCGCGCCTCGCCTCGCCGCCCTCCGTGGTGTTGGAGTACCGCGACGGGACGCCAGCACATGTGTTCCTCGCGCCGGATGAGCGGTGGCGCATCGCCGCGCCGGTGGAGCGCATCGACCCGGCCTACATCCGGGCGTTGTTGGCGCTGGAGGACAAGCGCTTCTATTCGCACCCGGGCGTGGACCCGCTCGCGGTGGCGCGAGCCGCCTCGCTCAACGTGGTGAGGGGGCGGCGGGTGTCGGGGGCGTCGACGCTGACGATGCAACTGGTGCGAGTGCTGGAGCCGAGGCCGCGCACCTTCGTGTCGAAGGTGGTGGAGTCGTTTCGAGCGGTGCAGTTGGAGTTGAGGCTGACGAAGGGGGAGGTGTTGGCGGCGTACCTCCAGTTCGTGCCGTACGGGCGCAACGTGGAGGGAGTGGAGGCGGCCTCGCTGGCGTACTTCGGGCACACCGCGGCGCACCTGAGCCCGGCGGAAATCGCGACGCTGCTGGTGGTGCCGCAGAACCCGAACCGGCGATTTCCGGTGGCGGAGAACCAGGAGCGATTGAGGGCGGCGAGGAACGAGGTGGCGAGGAGGCTGTTGGAGGTGGAGGCGCTGTCGAGGGGGCCCGAGGGGGCGAGCGTCTCGAGAGAGCAGGTGCTGGAGGAGGTGAGAGCCACCGGGGTGCCTCTGGCGATGAAGGCATTTCCTCGCGAGGCTCCGCATGCGGCGGTGTGGCTGAGGAGCCAGCGTCCAGGGCAGACGTTGCTGAGGACGACGCTGGACGCGGGGACGCAGCGGATGGTGGAGAGGTTGATGCGGGACGCGGCGGTGACGCTGCGACCGAAAGGAATCCATAACGGGGCGGCGGTGGTGGTGGAGCGAGAGAAGGGGGAGGTGCTCGCGCTGGTGGGGAACCCCGACTTCTTCGACGAGAAGCACGGTGGGCAGATACCCGGCTTCGCGACGCCGCGCTCTCCGGGCTCGACGCTCAAACCGCTGCTCTATGCCATGGGCATCGACCTGGGGCTCGCGGGGCCGGAGCATCTCGTGGCGGATGTCCCCACCCGGTATGAGGGCTACTCACCTCGCAACTTCGACGGCCGCTTCCGGGGGCTGGTGCGATTGGAAGACGCACTGTCTCAGTCCCTCAATCTGCCCTTCGTGCTGCTGCTGGAGCGGGTGGGCGTGGGGCGCATGCTGGGAGCACTCAAGACGGCGGGTGTCACCCGCCTCTTCGCGGTGCCAGACTCCTACGGTTTGTCCTTGGCGGTGGGAGGCAACGCGTTGACTCCGCTGGAGCTCGCGGGCCTGTACGTCGCGCTTGCGGGGGACGGACGCACGCGGTCCTTGCGGTTGTTGGAGGAGGGGCAGCCGCGAGAGGAGCCCGTGGAGGTGATGTCCCAAGGGGCGGCGTGGTTGACGCGCAGGGCATTGTCGCTGCGCGACCGGCCCGACTTTCCGGAGCGGCGTCGGCTGACGGGATTGCCCTCACGTGTGCACTGGAAGACGGGGACGAGCTTCGGGAATCGGGACGCGTGGGCGGCGGGCTCAGGCCCTCGGCACACGGCGGTGGTGTGGTGGGGGAACTTCGACTCCGCGTCGAGTGTGCATCTGGTGGGCGCGGACGCGGCGGGGCCGGTGTTGTTCGACATCCTGGAGGGGCTGGCGTCTCGGGGCCATGTCTTGCCTGCCGAGGATGTGGAGGTGCCGGACGACCTGATGCGCGTGGAGGTCTGCGCGTACTCGGGGCACCCACCGACCGAGGCCTGCACCCAACGAAAGGAGGTCTACGCGAGGCGCACGGCGGTGCCCACCGTCCAGTGTCCGTACCACCAGCGAGTGGAGGTGGATGTGGCGACGGGCCTCGTGGTGGGACCCGCGTGCAGAGCGGGGCGGAAGACGGAGTCGCGGGTGCTCATCTCCTGGCCCACCACCATCCGCCGCTGGTTGGAGGAGCATGAAGGGCGGCCGCCCGTGTCGCCCCCGGCGGAGCCAGGCTGTGAGCCCGGTGGTGAGCGTGAAGCCCCCAGGATTGTCTCGCCCATCGCGGGCCGTGTCGCGGTGCTGATTCCCGGCGTTCCCTCCAAGGAACAGGAGGTGCCATTGGAGGCGGATGCCGCGCACGAACGGCCGCTCACCTGGTTCGTGGATGGCGTGATGCTGGGCACCGCGAGGGCGAGCGAGCGCATGTGGTGGACCCCTTCGGTGGGGGCCCACGAAATCCTGGTCACGGATGACCAGGGTCTCACCGCCAGGCGCACGCTCGTCGTCCGAGAGCGGCGCTAA